In one window of Harpia harpyja isolate bHarHar1 chromosome 11, bHarHar1 primary haplotype, whole genome shotgun sequence DNA:
- the DYNLT5 gene encoding dynein light chain Tctex-type 5: protein MHGGTAGRDPPSGPSKRFPVAAVDDILKDVLGSYLREQPYEPARCRDMAKDMAEIIKARVKDLMIPRYKIVVVTHIGQLNEQSMQIGSRCLWDPASDTFSSYVFKNASLFALANVYAVYFE, encoded by the exons ATGCATGGCGGCACGGCCGGCAGAGACCCCCCTTCGG GTCCTTCCAAGCGCTTCCCGGTGGCGGCGGTGGATGATATCCTGAAGGATGTGCTGGGGAGCTACCTGAGGGAGCAGCCCTACGAGCCGGCCCGGTGCAGGGACATGGCGAAGGACATGGCTGAG ATTATTAAAGCTCGGGTAAAAGACCTTATGATACCAAGGTACAAGATCGTTGTGGTGACGCATATCGGGCAGCTGAATGAGCAGAGCATGCAAATCGGAAGCAGGTGCCTGTGGGATCCTGCGAGCGATACGTTTTCATCATATGTGTTCAAGAACGCTTCACTGTTTGCTCTTGCAAATGTCTATGCTGTCTATTTTGAATAA
- the INSL5 gene encoding insulin-like peptide INSL5 isoform X2 — MRGTALALALLALLVAVREGRSEGNTVKLCGRDFVRAIVFTCGGSRWKRHLTDYHYLFERENPRPFSQENNGYADSPTYTDQSLETDGEEIHNVKPETERDLQGSRKMSLLKKREVAKLLTTSCCSIGCSERDISSLC; from the exons ATGAGGGGCACGGCGCTGGCGCTGGCCTTGCTCGCTCTCCTGGTTGCGGTACGCGAAGGAAGAAGTGAAGGAAACACCGTGAAGCTCTGCGGGAGAGACTTTGTCAGAGCCATCGTCTTCACCTGCGGCGGCTCTAGGTGGAAAAGGCATTTGACTGATTATCACTACCTGTTTG agagagaaaatcccCGGCCTTTCTCACAAGAGAACAACGGTTATGCCGACTCCCCCACGTACACAGACCAGAGCCTGGAGACTGACGGCGAAGAAATCCACAACGTCAAGCCTGAGACAGAGCGAGACTTGCAAGGCTCCAGGAAAATGTCTCTGCTAAAAAAGCGCGAAGTAGCCAAGTTGCTTACCACATCCTGCTGCAGCATCGGCTGCAGTGAGAGAGATATCAGTTCCCTGTGCTAA
- the INSL5 gene encoding insulin-like peptide INSL5 isoform X1 — protein sequence MRGTALALALLALLVAVREGRSEGNTVKLCGRDFVRAIVFTCGGSRWKRHLTDYHYLFASDFYATERENPRPFSQENNGYADSPTYTDQSLETDGEEIHNVKPETERDLQGSRKMSLLKKREVAKLLTTSCCSIGCSERDISSLC from the exons ATGAGGGGCACGGCGCTGGCGCTGGCCTTGCTCGCTCTCCTGGTTGCGGTACGCGAAGGAAGAAGTGAAGGAAACACCGTGAAGCTCTGCGGGAGAGACTTTGTCAGAGCCATCGTCTTCACCTGCGGCGGCTCTAGGTGGAAAAGGCATTTGACTGATTATCACTACCTGTTTG CTTCTGATTTTTACGcgacagagagagaaaatcccCGGCCTTTCTCACAAGAGAACAACGGTTATGCCGACTCCCCCACGTACACAGACCAGAGCCTGGAGACTGACGGCGAAGAAATCCACAACGTCAAGCCTGAGACAGAGCGAGACTTGCAAGGCTCCAGGAAAATGTCTCTGCTAAAAAAGCGCGAAGTAGCCAAGTTGCTTACCACATCCTGCTGCAGCATCGGCTGCAGTGAGAGAGATATCAGTTCCCTGTGCTAA